In Nonlabens agnitus, the DNA window GCTCTCTTCTGCAGCGTTTAATGCTTTTTTGAAAACGCTGGAAGAGCCACCAGCTCACGCCATTTTTATTTTGGCAACGACTGAAAAGCACAAGATCATACCAACGATTTTATCACGTTGTCAAATATTTGATTTTAAGCGCATTACTGTAAGTGATATGCGTGAACATTTGAAGCGCATCGCGGTCAAGGAAGGAATTGATGCAGATGAGGAAGCCTTGCAGATCATTGCGCAAAAAGCAGATGGCGCTCTTAGGGATTCTTTATCCATTTTTGATAGGGTTGTTAGTTTTTCAGGGAAAGACTTGACGATACAGGCCGTGACCGAGAATTTGAATGTCTTGGATCGCGATACGTACTTCAGCATGACGTCGCTTATCCTGGAGAACAATATACCGCAATTGTTGATAGACTATGATCAAATCATGGTCAAGGGATTTGATGGGCAACATTTTTTAAGTGGTCTGGCATCTCATTTTAGAGATTTGATGGTATGTAAAGATGAACGTACAATCGTATTACTGGAACTGGGAGAATCCACTAAAAAGAAATATCTGGAACAGTCCGGAAAAACAGACCTGGAATTCTTGAAAACTGCGATTGAAATCACCAACAATGCAGATCTAAAATATCGCAACAGTCGCAACCAACGTTTATTGGTAGAGTTGTGTTTAATGCAACTGGCTTCTATCCTACTTCCAGAATCTGGCGAAAAAAAAAAGCCTTTAACCTACATTCTACCGGCTAAAACCTTTGAAAATGCTGTTGTAACAGAGCCTGCTGCCGCACCAATCAAACAAGGCAACGCAGCATCACCAGTTGCGGTCCAAACGAGTACGGCGACAGAAACCTCTATAGACACTTTTCAAGAGGTGGAAGATAATTCTGCAATCAACAATCCACCAGCTTCAGCTGAGCCTGTTGTATCGCAGGAAACTCAGGTATCCACTAACGACAGGAGCTATTCAGATCAAAGTTCACTAGAAGAGAAACGCAGGGCGTTGCTGCAAAAGGGACGGAAACGGGTAAGCACGCTTTCCATCCAGGGAATGGAGCGCAAAAAGGAAATGCTGGAGAATCAAAAGGACGCAACGGCCTCGACAGACAAATTGCCCGAAAAGAATTTCTCTCAAGAGGAGCTTACCATGGTCTGGAATAAATATGCCGATCATTTGAAGGAAAGAGGCGATTTTATTCTTTCCAGTATTTTAGGTATCGACCAGCCTAAATTGAAGGGAACTACCATTCATCTCAAATTTCCCAATGCCTCTATGAAAGAGGATCTTGAGAAAGAGAAAGGTCAAATTCTGGAATTCTTGAAAAGAGAACTTCAAAACTATCTCATTGATTTTGAGATAGATGTTGACAAAACCGTGACCAAAAAGTACATCTATACAGATCAAGACAAGTTCAACAAATTGGTCGAGAAGAATCCTGCGGTAGACCTTTTACGCAGGACGTTCAACCTAGAGTTTTAAAGATTACAGATCGTTGCAAAGAATCTTATAAGAAATAAAAAGGCCGCAATCCTAGGATGCGGCTTTTTGAATATTCGCTTTCGCGAAAGCGAACTCTAATTACATTCTGTAAGAAAGGGTCAACTGGTAAAAGCGATTCTCTGCATCATAGCCTTGAGCCTCAAGATTGCTGCTGTAAATATTCTTGAATCCATAGCCATATCTCGCATCAATGCTCAAACCGTTTGTGATTCTCACGCCTATGCCGCCTACGCCCATAAGGTCGTAATCGTAGTAATCGCTATCATCATTCTCTGAAACATTAACAGCAGCCTTAGGGCCAACATTTAAGTAAAGAAATCTAGTGATATTAGCTTGAACCAAAATGCCTGTATTGAGCCAATTGGACTTGAAATTAACTTCATTACCATCTGGAGCCGTTACACTTTCTTCTTTCACACCTAAGGCATTGAATCCCAATTCAGGAACGATGGAAAAGGTATTCCCTAAAGGAATTTCGGCAAAAAAGGTCTCAGAAGGTGCTATTCTATTTTCTGCATCTTCAAAAAGGTCGGTTTCCAGGTCTGAATAGTTGGCACCCAATCGTACACCGTAAGAAGTTTCATTGCGTATTTGAGCGATAGAAGTCATTGAAAAAGAAGCTATAAGCGCTAAGAGTAGTATATGTTTCATTATTATATTTTTAAAAAGGTGATCTTCAAATAAAGATTAAAAGTAACCAAAAAAGCCTATCATGTTACGTTTTGCATTTTGGAATTAAATATGGACTTAATAATACCATCGGTAAGACCGATTTTTGGAACGTGTATGTTCTTTGCCTCACTCCACTTCATGGATCTCAAATAGATGCGACAAGCAGGTATGATTACGTCTGCCCTATCCTGATTCAGGGCAAGATGATAAATACGTTCTTCATAGGTATAGCTTTGCAGCTTTTCATAATAACTGGTCAGATAGAAATAGGATAATGGCTTGCCATATGCCTTACCGCTGTTCTTAAAGATGTTATTGATGTTACCACCAGAACCTATTAATTCTATGCGATTGTAGGGTGCGCAAACTTCCTTTACCCAATTTTCTGCCTCGGTCCACAAAGAACTCTTGACCATATCATTGAGCAATCGTACGGTACCTATTTTAAAAGATCTTGACTCGACAGCATTACCATTAGCGAACAAGGTAAATTCGGTACTACCACCACCAACATCAACGTATAGGTATACTTTCTCTTGATCTATGATGCTGTGCAGATCTGTCATCGCGATGATCGCCGCCTCATGCGATCCATCAATGATCTCGATATCTATGCCTGCTTCTTTTTTGATTTTGCGAGACACTTCCTTGCCATTTACCGCATCACGCATCGCACTGGTTGCATAGGCTTTATAATCCAGTACTTCATGAACGTCCATCAAATGTTGATAGGCCTTCATGGTTTTTACCATGCGCTTTTGGTTGTACTCTGATATCTCACCTTTAATGAAAACGTCCTGACCCAAACGTATGGGCACTCTTACCAAACTAGTTTTTTTAAACACAGGAGCGAGATCGTCAAAAATATTTACCGTGGCAATCAACAATCGTATAGCATTGGAACCTATATCTATCGCTCCATATTTCTCTATCTTAAATCCCATTAGCTTTGATTTTTGGCTTTATAATATTCATAAGTCGCATATTGAGACCTCAATGCTGGCTTGTCATCTTTGACATAATCATTAGACTGCGTTTCATCAAGCACTCGTGCCTTGACATTGTCATTCCAGCAAATATCGAGGGTTTCCAGGATTTCCTTTTTGATGTCCTCATCATAGATGGGACATGCAATCTCCACGCGACTATCCAGATTGCGTTGCATAAAATCTGCACTTGAAATGTACACCGATGGGTCGCCGTTATTATGAAAATAATACACTCGTGGATGCTCCAGATAACGATCTACAATACTAATCGCAGTAATGTTTTCGCTCATCCCTTTGACGCCTGGTATCAAACAACAAATGCCACGTACGATCAATTCTATGATCACACCAGCTTGCGACGCCTCATAGAATAGATCAATCATGTTGTAATCTGAGAATGAATTGAGTTTCAATCTGATTTTTGCTGGTTTTCCCGCTTTCGCGAAAGCGATCTCACGACGAACCAATCGTTCTATTCCAGGCCTAAGGAAATTAGGACTAACTAATAAGTGTTTGTATTTGTGTTGCTTGTAATTGACTTCAAAAAATTCAAAAACTCGTTCTACTTCCTTCAAAATTCTACGATCTGCCGTGAATAAGGTGTAATCCGTATAAATTCCAGCGGTCGCCTCATTGAAATTACCCGTACTTATGAATCCGTAGCGTTTCAATTTCTGATTTTCTCGTCTGGTAATCATGCAGGCCTTGCAGTGTACTTTCAGGCCAGGAACACCAAAAATCATCTTGATGCCTTCTTCCTGCATCAGCTCTGCATAATTGATATTTGCTTGTTCATCAAATCTCGCCTGCAACTCGATGGAAACCGTCACTGATTTCCCATTCTTTGCAGCGTTGACCAGTGATCCAGCGATCTGGGAAACCTCTGCAAGTCGATAAATAGTGATTTTTATTTCTTCTACTTGTGGGTCCAGCGCTGCCTCACGCAAGAACTTTGTGGTGTTTGCAAACGTATGATATGGAGCGTATTGAAGGATGTCCTTTTGGGCAATACGCTTTAAAAGCGAGCCTTTGATATCAATGCCTTTTATGGGAAGCGCTACTTGCTTTTCATACAGTAGATCTTGCCTGCCCAAGCTTGGAAACTTCAAATAGTCTCGCCTGTTATGATAACGTCCACTAGGGATAATCGAGTCCGTATCGTCGATCTCGAGCTTGCTCATGATCAAGTCAATGGTTTCTGGATGGATCTCACGATCAAAAACAAATCGTACTGGGTCACCATCTTTACGATCATAGACACTATCTCTAATTTTTTCAAGCAAGCTTTTCTTCAAGTCCAGATCCATGTCAAGTTCTGCATCCAGCGTGACCTTGATCATATGGGCCTGAATGTCTTGATAATCAAAAATGCTGAATAGATAGTGCATGCGATGCCTTATCAAGTCATCGATAAGAATAATGTATTGCTTACCATCTTTGAGATCTGGCAATACTACAAACCTGTTGAGGTGTTTAGGCTTTTCAATTAAGGCGTGTTTAATCTTGCCTTTGGCAAAGGTCATTCTCACGGCCAGATAACCCATTCCATCTTGTAATGGCGGGAAGGCCGTCGTCTCATCAATCATGATGACT includes these proteins:
- a CDS encoding DNA polymerase III subunit gamma/tau, which gives rise to MEPFIVSARKYRPETFEDVVGQSAITKTLENAIESNHLAQALLFTGPRGVGKTTCARILAKKINQHNVDYDANEDFAFNIFELDAASNNSVDGIRELIAQVRIPPQVGKYKIYIIDEVHMLSSAAFNAFLKTLEEPPAHAIFILATTEKHKIIPTILSRCQIFDFKRITVSDMREHLKRIAVKEGIDADEEALQIIAQKADGALRDSLSIFDRVVSFSGKDLTIQAVTENLNVLDRDTYFSMTSLILENNIPQLLIDYDQIMVKGFDGQHFLSGLASHFRDLMVCKDERTIVLLELGESTKKKYLEQSGKTDLEFLKTAIEITNNADLKYRNSRNQRLLVELCLMQLASILLPESGEKKKPLTYILPAKTFENAVVTEPAAAPIKQGNAASPVAVQTSTATETSIDTFQEVEDNSAINNPPASAEPVVSQETQVSTNDRSYSDQSSLEEKRRALLQKGRKRVSTLSIQGMERKKEMLENQKDATASTDKLPEKNFSQEELTMVWNKYADHLKERGDFILSSILGIDQPKLKGTTIHLKFPNASMKEDLEKEKGQILEFLKRELQNYLIDFEIDVDKTVTKKYIYTDQDKFNKLVEKNPAVDLLRRTFNLEF
- a CDS encoding outer membrane beta-barrel protein, whose translation is MKHILLLALIASFSMTSIAQIRNETSYGVRLGANYSDLETDLFEDAENRIAPSETFFAEIPLGNTFSIVPELGFNALGVKEESVTAPDGNEVNFKSNWLNTGILVQANITRFLYLNVGPKAAVNVSENDDSDYYDYDLMGVGGIGVRITNGLSIDARYGYGFKNIYSSNLEAQGYDAENRFYQLTLSYRM
- a CDS encoding Ppx/GppA phosphatase family protein, whose amino-acid sequence is MGFKIEKYGAIDIGSNAIRLLIATVNIFDDLAPVFKKTSLVRVPIRLGQDVFIKGEISEYNQKRMVKTMKAYQHLMDVHEVLDYKAYATSAMRDAVNGKEVSRKIKKEAGIDIEIIDGSHEAAIIAMTDLHSIIDQEKVYLYVDVGGGSTEFTLFANGNAVESRSFKIGTVRLLNDMVKSSLWTEAENWVKEVCAPYNRIELIGSGGNINNIFKNSGKAYGKPLSYFYLTSYYEKLQSYTYEERIYHLALNQDRADVIIPACRIYLRSMKWSEAKNIHVPKIGLTDGIIKSIFNSKMQNVT
- the ppk1 gene encoding polyphosphate kinase 1, which translates into the protein MINEYYNRELSWLKFNARVLQEANDPTVPLIERLRFLGIFSNNLDEFFKVRYATIQRIYRAGKNATKSLGGISAGELLNEINEAVIKDQTLSFQILNDLEQELSKENIVIVDEQEILKEHEDFIRQYFNEKVSPALGVIMIDETTAFPPLQDGMGYLAVRMTFAKGKIKHALIEKPKHLNRFVVLPDLKDGKQYIILIDDLIRHRMHYLFSIFDYQDIQAHMIKVTLDAELDMDLDLKKSLLEKIRDSVYDRKDGDPVRFVFDREIHPETIDLIMSKLEIDDTDSIIPSGRYHNRRDYLKFPSLGRQDLLYEKQVALPIKGIDIKGSLLKRIAQKDILQYAPYHTFANTTKFLREAALDPQVEEIKITIYRLAEVSQIAGSLVNAAKNGKSVTVSIELQARFDEQANINYAELMQEEGIKMIFGVPGLKVHCKACMITRRENQKLKRYGFISTGNFNEATAGIYTDYTLFTADRRILKEVERVFEFFEVNYKQHKYKHLLVSPNFLRPGIERLVRREIAFAKAGKPAKIRLKLNSFSDYNMIDLFYEASQAGVIIELIVRGICCLIPGVKGMSENITAISIVDRYLEHPRVYYFHNNGDPSVYISSADFMQRNLDSRVEIACPIYDEDIKKEILETLDICWNDNVKARVLDETQSNDYVKDDKPALRSQYATYEYYKAKNQS